In the bacterium SCSIO 12741 genome, GTACTTTGCGTCCCAGTAAGAAGTACGTAAGCAGTTATCTGGATGGAAATACGATAGAAACCCAATTGCGAAGCGTGGTTCCGGGTGATTTGAACTTAGTGCGGGTTTACCCGGATACTATACGGATGGTAGTGGAAAGCGAAGTCTCACGACAAATTCCAGTTAAGCCACAGGTGGTTTTTGAACTGGATAAAGAGTTTTTTCTCAAGGGTAAAATTCAAGCTACTCCCGCCTATATCACGGTTAAAGGACCTGGATCTTTACTGGATAAAACCGATTCCATTACGACCGAAGTCATCGATCTCGGAGTTTTGGATAAAAAACTGGTTAAGGACGTGGCCGTGAAACTTCCTGCTGGATTAAGCTCTCAAACCCAACAAATAACCCTTAGTGTTCCGGTGGAGCAATACACCGAAGGAGAACTGGAATTGTTCTTATCGGTGAAGGAATCCTCCTTGGCAGACAGTTTGGATTTAGTATTGATACCCAGTAAGGTATCAGTAAAATACCTGGTCGGACTTTCCGATTTTAAAAAGATCAATGCCCAAATGTTCTCCTTTACGGTGGATCCAAACCAGGCAGGAGAGGGTAAACGTTTTTTGATCGTACAGCCTGAAAAAGTTCCTGAAGGGGTTAAATTGTTGGAATATTCACCACACAAAGTGGAGTACTTTATCCGAAATTAGATACCTTAGGATTTTACCCTGAAGTATTGAAGCAGATAGGCATAACCGGTGGAATTGGAAGTGGGAAAACAACCGTATCCCGCATTTTTCAATCCTTAGGCATTCCCCTTTATGAAGCGGATTCAAGAGCGAAGAAAGTTTCGAACAAGGATCCTGAAGTTCGCCAACAGATTATTCAACTTTTTGGAGATAAGGCCTACGATGGAGGTACCCTAAATCGACCTTTTCTGGCAGGGGAAGTATTCTCTCAACCCGATAAACTCCAACAGCTAAATGGCATTATACATCCCGCTGTAGGCCGAGATTATGAACAATGGGTAAGTTTCCAACGGCAAACTCCCTATACCCTAAAAGAAGCTGCTATTCTGTTTGAATCCGGATCCAATCGTTTTCTAAAAGCGGTCATTTTAGTAACGGCTCCGGAAGAATTGCGAATTCAACGAGTAATGGATCGGGATGGAACCAATCGCGAAGAAGTGCTGAAAAGAATGGCCAATCAATGGTCGGATGATAAAAAAAGGGAGTTGTCTCAATTCGAAATTATCAATGACGGCAAAAGCTCATTGATTAAGCAGGTGATGAATATCCACGAGCAAATTCTAACCTTATGAAAATTCTCAGCTCGGCTCAAATCAGGGAGGCGGATCAGTACACCATTGCCCATGAGCCCATTTCGTCTTTGGACTTGATGGAGCGAGCTGCCACCCAATGTTTTGATTGGATTCAGGATACCTTCAATACCAATCATGATTTTCACATTGTAGCTGGAATGGGAAACAATGCTGGCGATGGTTTGGTCATTGCCAGATTATTGCACCAAGCAGGTTATTCTTGTCGGGTAACGGTTTTAGAAATGACTCAGAAGGGGAGTCCTGATTTTGAAGCTAACCTCAAAAATTACACGGGTACCATAACTCGCATTCAGTCTTCTGACGGTTTGAAATTGAATCCGGAAGAAATTATCATCGATTCGATTTTTGGATCCGGGCTCACACGGCCCATTGAAGGCTGGTTGGCCGAATGTGTGAACCGGATTAATCAATCGAAGGCCATAGTGATTGCCGTCGATCTTCCCAGTGGGCTGTTTATGGAGCAGTCTGGTGTAACTGGAGCGGTAGTGGACGCTCAATTTACGTTAACCTTTCAATTGCCTAAACTGCCTTTTATGCTTCCTGAGCAAGCTCCTCTTTGTGGGGAATGGGTAGTCCTGGATATTGGACTTGATCAAGAGTTTATTCAAAAAGCCGAAACTCCTTATGAATTGACAACGGGTGAAACGATTGAGGCTATCCTCAAAACGAGAACCAAGTTTTCACACAAAGGCACTTTTGGGCACTCCTTGGTATTGGCAGGTAGCCATGGTAAAATTGGAGCGGCTGTATTGTCAGCCAAGGCTTGTTTACGAGCTGGAACTGGCTTGCTTACCGTTCGGGTACCCACCTGTGGTTATGATATCATTCAATCGGCAGTCCCTGAAGCCATGTGCGAGACAGATCCTACCGAAAGATGGCATAGTTACAGACCAGAGGGTCTGGGACGTTTTCGAGCCATGGCCATTGGACCTGGTTTGGGTACGGAGGAAGAGACTGAGGCCATGTTTCTCCAATTGATTCAAGGCAAGGATTTACCTCATTTGGTTCTGGATGCCGATGCTTTAAATCTCTTAAGTCGCCATACCCATCGGTATGAAATCATGCCGGCTGAAACCATTTATACGCCACATCCGGGAGAGTTTAATCGATTGATGGGCCCCAGTGAGAATGATTCCGAAAGGTTGGAAAAAGCCAAAGAATTTGCACGATTGACTCGGGGTGTACTCTTGTTAAAAGGAGCTCACAGCTGGATTGTATCTCCAGAGGGAAAAGTAGCTTTCAATTCCACGGGCAACCCCGGAATGGCCACGGGTGGTAGTGGAGACGTTTTAACGGGTATTATAACAGCCTTAAGAGCTCAAGGGTACTCTGCATTCGATTCTGCTCGTTTGGGGCTTATTGGCACGGTTTAGCCGGAGATTTGGCTATGAAAGTTACCGGAGGTCCCGGAATTATTGCTGGAGATTTAATTGATTTTTTACCAGCGGCCTTTCAACTGATGCAGGATTACTGATTACTCATCGTATACCTGAATAGGTTGCGGTTCAAAGGGGTAGGCGTTGGCAATTTCCTTGACATCTTCTTCGCTCAAATATTTCAAATCAAGGTAAGGATAAATCGAGTCTGCTTCCATGACGGATAAGATAAGAACCACTTCGTAAACCTCTTTTTGAGTTTCCAGGTCACTTGGGTGTTGATCGGTGTAGGAGCGAAAGGCCTTAGCCATGGCCATCCAGATTTTTAACTCCCGGTCAGGATCAAGATCCTTTTTAAAGAGTGCTACCCAATCTTCCTTCGAGGTAGAATCTACGTCAGCAAAGGTTTGCATCAAGTAGTCGATTACCAGATCTTGTTCGCCGGTGAGTTTTTCTCGAAGTTCCCTTCCCTGACGAATGCTATCACTGGCCATAAAAACAGGATCCTCCTGCAGTATAGGCTTGCTTCGTTCCTCACAACCCAAGAGGAGGATAGAAAGAAATACAAAAGAAAGGATGATGGAACGCTGAACCGACATAGTTAGATTATTGGGCAAAAAATGAACCATAAAAAAAGCCCTGTCGGATGTTCCAACAGGGCTTCAAATATAGATAAGGGGCTATTATTCTACAATTTGTAGTAGCTCCACTTCAAAAATCAAGGTAGTGTAAGGACCAATGTTTTGTCCTGCTCCACGCTCACCATAAGCCAAATCGTAAGGAATAAACAATTCCCACTTAGATCCAACTGGCATCAATTGAAGCGCTTCTTGCCATCCTTTAATCACTCCACCTACTGGAAACTCAGCAGGAGTACCGCGATTTACTGAACTGTCAAATACAGTTCCGTCGATCAAGGTTCCGTGGTAGTGAGTTCTCACTTTGTTCTGAGCAGTAGGTTTTGGACCTGTTCCTTCGGTGATAATGCGGTACTGCATTCCGGAAGGAAGAGTAACAACACCTTCTTTCTTGCCGTTTTCGGCTAAGAAAGCGGCACCTTCAGCTTTAGCTTCTTCAGCCTTACGCTGCATCGCTTTACCAAAGTACTCGTTGATGATTTTGTTAGCATCATCAAAAGAGATGGTAGTATCATTTCCAGCCATTACGTCCTTCAAAGCAGCTGCAAAGAAATCTGGGTTAAGAGAATCGATGCCCTGGCTCTTCAGGTTATTGGCAATACTGATTCCCAAAGAGTATGACAGGGAATCAATTTCTGTTTTCATTTCCATAGTTTGCTTGTTTTCGCCTTTTCCTTTTTTGCCTTTTTTAGCGGCAAACCCCACCATCGTGATCACACACAGGGAAAGAAGCAATAGCGTTTTTTTCATCATTTATCTAAAGGTTAGTAAGGTTGTTGTTGATTTGGATCTGCTTTTACGATTTCCAACAATTCAACGTCGAAAACCAAAGTAGCTCCAGGACCGATTTTTGCTCCAGCTCCACGATCGCCATAAGCCAAATCCGATGGAATGAACAATTTGTATTTAGAACCAACATTCATCAATTGAAGTCCTTCAATCCATCCAGGGATAACGCCTTGAACTGGGAAGGTAACTGGCTCACCGCGATCAACAGAGCTATCGAAAACAGTTCCGTCAATCAAGGTACCGTGGTAGTGTACACGTACTTGATCAGTAGCGATAGGCTTAGGACCATCTCCTTCGCGAATCACAGTATATTGTAGACCGCTTGCAGTTGTGATAACGTCAGGGTTTTTGCCGTTTTCAGCTAAGAAGTTATCACCTTCTGACTTAGCAGCACTTAGATTTCTTTCACGAATTTCATCCATGTACTTGGTAATGATGGTATTGGCTTGTTGCTCATCAAATTTGCCTTGCTCAGCCAACATGTCGCTAATTCCTTTAGCGATGAGATCGGTGTTGATATCAGTAATCTTTTGAGATTTCAACCCGGAACCAACACTTACACCGAAACTGTAGCTTACGCTGTCGGTAAAATTCTTGAGATCACTGGATGAGGTTGATGAAGAATCAGCGGTGTTACTTTCGGGGTTACAGGCCGCCATCATAACTGTACCTAAGGCACAAAGTTTAACGGTATTCCAAGTCATTGATAATTGCATTAAATAAATATGAAAAGCGCGAAGGTAACTTTATTTTGCGTACAGTCTGTCTTCCGCAGGGATAAACCTGTTAATTATCCTAACTAATTAAAAATGAGCGAATCGAGCTGCGAAATATTCGCACAATTGGCCTGGAATTATTTGAAGTTTCTTTCCCTTTTGATGTTTTCGTAGGCTTCCTGAATTTTCTGGAATTTCTCCTTGGCCGCTTTTTGATAATCCTCTCCTAACTGAGCCACTTTGTCCGGATGGTATTTCGTGGCCAATTTGCGGTAAGCTTTTTTAATTTCAGATTCGGTAGCGTCAGAAGACAAATTGAGCACCTGATACCAATTTGTAGAATCGGTATAGTACATCGCCTTAATGGAGTTGAAGTCAGACTGGTTTATACGGAGCAACTGAGCTACGCGCTCAATAGTGGCAAGCTCCATTTTGTGAACATGCTTATCTGCACGAGCTACCCCGAAGAGATACTGCAGCAATTGGAGTCTCAATTCGGGAGACATGTTTTGCGAAATCTGGTAGCATACTTCTTCCAGAGGAATATCTTGTTTTAGAATTTCGCGAAGGGCCAACAACATTTCCTGGGCCTTGTTTTCACCAAACTGATTGATCAGAAATCGGCGTACAAAGTCGAGCTCACTTTTTTTGATCGTTCCATCGGCTTTCATCACTGCCGCTGTGATCACCAATAGGCTAAAATTGAAGTCACCAGGTCGGGTATCACCGGTAGGTTGACGTTGAAGTTTATCAAAATCAAAGGTCTCACGATCCACCAAATGGCCCAAGGCCAATCCTATAATTCCACCGATAGGGCCCATAAATGCCCATCCCAATCCAAGGCCAATGAATTTTCCAAAATTACTCATGCTACAAAGTTGAACACTCTCATTGAATCCACCCGAATGGGAATGCGATTAAATGGAAAAAAAATCTAAAATCAATACAAATCCCAGGTGCCTTGGAGGAAATAGTGGTAAAGAACGGGATCATGAATGCGGTTCACTTTTACTGTGTCTTCCCTAACAAAAAGAGATTCCTTACCAAAAGTGCTCATAGACACAAAACACGAATCAGTTAGCCAGGAGGTGGGTAGATCATTCAAATTCAAATGTTGGAAGCGGTTCAAAGCTTCTTGGGAGGTCATGCCTTTGGCTCCAAGTACCCAGCCCCATTCACCCATGGTGGGCACATGGTTGTGGTAGGAAATAGTGCCAAATTCGCTGGCCCGCATCGTTTTTTCAATGCAACGAAAAGCCGCAGTTGCCAGGAAGGGGCTTCCGGCTTGAGTGACTAAAACCCCGCGTTGAGAAAGATGTTGTCGGCACAGTTGGTAAAACTCGGAGCTGTAGAGCCGGTTTAGTTCAACTGTTCTTGGATCAGGTAGGTCGATGAGAATCAAGTCGAAAATCTGGCTGGTAGTGTCCATGTACAAATACGCATCTTGGTTGAC is a window encoding:
- a CDS encoding TerB family tellurite resistance protein, with translation MSNFGKFIGLGLGWAFMGPIGGIIGLALGHLVDRETFDFDKLQRQPTGDTRPGDFNFSLLVITAAVMKADGTIKKSELDFVRRFLINQFGENKAQEMLLALREILKQDIPLEEVCYQISQNMSPELRLQLLQYLFGVARADKHVHKMELATIERVAQLLRINQSDFNSIKAMYYTDSTNWYQVLNLSSDATESEIKKAYRKLATKYHPDKVAQLGEDYQKAAKEKFQKIQEAYENIKRERNFK
- a CDS encoding NAD(P)H-hydrate dehydratase, whose translation is MKILSSAQIREADQYTIAHEPISSLDLMERAATQCFDWIQDTFNTNHDFHIVAGMGNNAGDGLVIARLLHQAGYSCRVTVLEMTQKGSPDFEANLKNYTGTITRIQSSDGLKLNPEEIIIDSIFGSGLTRPIEGWLAECVNRINQSKAIVIAVDLPSGLFMEQSGVTGAVVDAQFTLTFQLPKLPFMLPEQAPLCGEWVVLDIGLDQEFIQKAETPYELTTGETIEAILKTRTKFSHKGTFGHSLVLAGSHGKIGAAVLSAKACLRAGTGLLTVRVPTCGYDIIQSAVPEAMCETDPTERWHSYRPEGLGRFRAMAIGPGLGTEEETEAMFLQLIQGKDLPHLVLDADALNLLSRHTHRYEIMPAETIYTPHPGEFNRLMGPSENDSERLEKAKEFARLTRGVLLLKGAHSWIVSPEGKVAFNSTGNPGMATGGSGDVLTGIITALRAQGYSAFDSARLGLIGTV
- a CDS encoding FKBP-type peptidyl-prolyl cis-trans isomerase, producing the protein MAACNPESNTADSSSTSSSDLKNFTDSVSYSFGVSVGSGLKSQKITDINTDLIAKGISDMLAEQGKFDEQQANTIITKYMDEIRERNLSAAKSEGDNFLAENGKNPDVITTASGLQYTVIREGDGPKPIATDQVRVHYHGTLIDGTVFDSSVDRGEPVTFPVQGVIPGWIEGLQLMNVGSKYKLFIPSDLAYGDRGAGAKIGPGATLVFDVELLEIVKADPNQQQPY
- a CDS encoding FKBP-type peptidyl-prolyl cis-trans isomerase — encoded protein: MKKTLLLLSLCVITMVGFAAKKGKKGKGENKQTMEMKTEIDSLSYSLGISIANNLKSQGIDSLNPDFFAAALKDVMAGNDTTISFDDANKIINEYFGKAMQRKAEEAKAEGAAFLAENGKKEGVVTLPSGMQYRIITEGTGPKPTAQNKVRTHYHGTLIDGTVFDSSVNRGTPAEFPVGGVIKGWQEALQLMPVGSKWELFIPYDLAYGERGAGQNIGPYTTLIFEVELLQIVE
- a CDS encoding YbbR-like domain-containing protein; this encodes MAFLRIKPGKDLSVFLVCLFIAVLFWLLNAYSKDYTTQISFPVRYVDIPEDQILTSNPPKEIKASLNGFGFRLLSYSLFSSHDSISLSFSEGTLRPSKKYVSSYLDGNTIETQLRSVVPGDLNLVRVYPDTIRMVVESEVSRQIPVKPQVVFELDKEFFLKGKIQATPAYITVKGPGSLLDKTDSITTEVIDLGVLDKKLVKDVAVKLPAGLSSQTQQITLSVPVEQYTEGELELFLSVKESSLADSLDLVLIPSKVSVKYLVGLSDFKKINAQMFSFTVDPNQAGEGKRFLIVQPEKVPEGVKLLEYSPHKVEYFIRN
- the coaE gene encoding dephospho-CoA kinase (Dephospho-CoA kinase (CoaE) performs the final step in coenzyme A biosynthesis.) — protein: MKQIGITGGIGSGKTTVSRIFQSLGIPLYEADSRAKKVSNKDPEVRQQIIQLFGDKAYDGGTLNRPFLAGEVFSQPDKLQQLNGIIHPAVGRDYEQWVSFQRQTPYTLKEAAILFESGSNRFLKAVILVTAPEELRIQRVMDRDGTNREEVLKRMANQWSDDKKRELSQFEIINDGKSSLIKQVMNIHEQILTL